Proteins from a single region of Chitinivibrio alkaliphilus ACht1:
- a CDS encoding helix-turn-helix domain-containing protein produces the protein MKNKPLIIASFSLVVLLITFIFLYTPPLELYPQNQTYLEYGTATAQRERDPYSATLDTMTDHLHFSYIREGTRQISPSLIFHSHDLVRTIDISRYDYVEVTVDPDNTEDFVLSLFMYIPGFSNPALTDTHRPYAMRYRIDSAQEQYSFPIEDFATPARWFGYMDITKEGIPETDWTQMTHIMFDPFEEQRQDQETHEISLKRLRLVSTITPAVLLSLAVTLAFALCSYLLSLFFQTGIRTRRRTQKTEPRYQKVSSGYSRDDSSTLVTFIGENYGNPLMSLDFIRKRLGLNSYQVNEILKDSFDMQYKEYINTIRITEAKRLLRESNKQISDIAEQVGYCYSNSFARIFRKIENMTPNQYRKQTKGQ, from the coding sequence ATGAAAAACAAACCCTTGATTATCGCGTCCTTTTCCCTTGTAGTGCTTCTCATAACATTTATCTTTCTTTATACCCCGCCCCTCGAACTCTATCCACAAAACCAAACGTACCTTGAGTATGGTACAGCAACGGCGCAACGAGAGCGCGATCCATACAGTGCAACCCTTGATACCATGACTGACCATCTCCATTTTTCCTACATTCGTGAGGGAACTCGGCAAATCAGTCCGTCCTTAATTTTTCACTCACATGACCTGGTACGTACCATTGATATCAGTCGCTATGACTATGTTGAAGTAACTGTTGACCCCGATAATACTGAAGACTTTGTTCTCAGCCTCTTCATGTATATTCCCGGCTTCAGTAATCCCGCCCTTACAGATACACATCGGCCCTACGCTATGCGATATCGTATTGATTCCGCTCAAGAGCAATACTCATTCCCCATTGAAGATTTTGCCACACCGGCACGCTGGTTTGGATATATGGATATCACAAAAGAAGGGATTCCTGAGACAGACTGGACCCAAATGACCCATATCATGTTTGACCCCTTTGAAGAGCAACGACAGGATCAAGAAACCCACGAAATATCCTTGAAACGACTTCGTTTGGTAAGCACCATCACACCGGCTGTACTGCTCTCTCTGGCTGTAACTCTTGCGTTCGCCCTCTGCTCATACCTGCTCTCTCTGTTTTTTCAAACCGGCATACGAACACGACGACGGACACAGAAAACAGAGCCACGCTACCAAAAAGTGTCATCGGGATATTCACGGGATGACTCGTCAACCTTAGTTACCTTTATCGGTGAAAACTATGGAAACCCGCTCATGTCTCTTGATTTTATTCGTAAACGACTCGGTCTTAACAGTTATCAAGTCAACGAAATCTTAAAAGACTCTTTCGATATGCAGTATAAGGAATACATAAACACCATACGTATTACAGAGGCAAAACGACTTCTGCGGGAATCTAACAAACAAATTTCAGATATTGCAGAACAGGTAGGCTATTGCTACTCAAACTCCTTTGCCAGAATTTTTCGTAAAATTGAAAACATGACCCCGAATCAGTATCGAAAACAAACAAAGGGGCAATAA
- a CDS encoding response regulator — MKPRLFLYALGCILFPILVHATSVYKMEYTGIYCHSTDSHIPYDGGSLPITKAGLYDLTGVIPLDTVLNEAYLFIPQLAYPTKIYIDTTLVYRWADVTDSDIKGRYQADMAVLNSRSGPQNIRLRFRSDGLRSPLEPLLIGSYEEIRRRKAHNVFFNSDLIQAFIFLIAAISIFTTYYYVIMPHKRRYILYFSCSGILIFFTYAIFLFDTMPIKELLLFRISRISLTLFPGILFLAVLDFSDYYLKNLYSKIVLLPALPISIYTVFIATKAQLVEFHSSVLLYYILPVNILTVTILIYATYYDRKKENLLLIAGFGLFFIGGIYDIYHIVQEVFPPVWLSSYGHALLFFSFIGSIGIHIREEQERGQRYSYELKNALQSLSQIRKQQQQLLNRQDSFIKTLSHEIKTPLSAVVGLIKSLECAGSTPSELSELKTSTNHLSLTVSNLFYYERIQHKKLHNTPVLFSPYKRVQEIIEYNSKKAEEQGNEVFLTVSKNLPEYLVGDVEKVSLITDNLLSNAIKFTHEGKISVKLSYVHDAFSIRVSDTGCGITPSYRSELFYAFNREEEGNISQRYDGLGIGLCIVKHLLKSMDGTLSFSSRKGIGTIFKVKIPLEAGSETTVSPTQKKHLLVAEDNQINRRMICRLLEKMHFQTTAVENGLEAVEIYANSPEEFDLILMDIQMPVMDGFSATEQIHRVNPKAQVIAYTANGEKEECLSAGMAGYITKTATTETIVNTIKTYLP, encoded by the coding sequence GTGAAACCACGGCTCTTCCTCTACGCTCTAGGGTGTATTCTTTTTCCCATTCTTGTGCATGCAACCTCCGTGTACAAAATGGAATATACTGGAATCTACTGCCATAGTACGGATTCACACATCCCCTATGATGGAGGAAGCCTGCCTATCACCAAGGCCGGGCTATACGACCTCACGGGGGTCATCCCCCTCGACACAGTGCTGAACGAAGCCTACCTATTTATCCCACAATTAGCATATCCCACAAAAATTTACATTGATACCACCTTAGTGTATCGCTGGGCCGATGTCACTGATTCTGATATAAAAGGGCGATATCAAGCTGATATGGCTGTGCTTAATAGCAGATCTGGCCCGCAAAACATACGCCTTCGGTTTAGAAGTGATGGGCTACGAAGCCCCCTTGAACCACTCCTCATAGGCTCATACGAAGAGATTAGAAGACGTAAAGCCCATAATGTATTCTTTAATTCTGACCTTATTCAAGCTTTTATTTTTCTTATCGCGGCAATCTCCATTTTCACCACCTATTATTACGTCATTATGCCGCACAAACGTCGATACATTCTCTACTTTTCATGCTCGGGCATCTTAATTTTCTTCACCTATGCAATTTTTTTATTTGATACGATGCCCATCAAAGAGTTGCTTTTGTTCCGTATATCTCGCATCTCCTTAACACTTTTTCCTGGAATTCTTTTTCTTGCAGTACTCGATTTCTCAGACTACTACCTTAAAAATCTCTATTCAAAAATCGTGTTACTCCCCGCTCTTCCTATTAGTATCTACACTGTATTTATCGCAACAAAAGCCCAGCTTGTTGAGTTTCACAGCAGTGTCCTACTCTACTACATACTCCCTGTCAATATACTTACCGTAACAATACTTATTTATGCAACGTACTACGATAGAAAAAAAGAAAACCTGCTTCTTATTGCAGGATTTGGCCTCTTTTTTATCGGAGGTATCTACGACATCTATCATATTGTGCAGGAAGTATTTCCTCCAGTTTGGTTGTCATCATACGGACATGCCTTACTCTTTTTCTCGTTTATAGGCTCTATTGGTATACACATACGAGAAGAACAGGAGCGGGGACAACGATATAGCTACGAGCTCAAAAACGCCTTGCAAAGCCTCTCACAAATACGAAAACAGCAACAGCAACTATTGAATCGACAAGACAGTTTTATCAAAACCCTTTCTCATGAAATTAAAACGCCCTTATCAGCAGTTGTTGGTTTGATAAAGTCCTTGGAATGCGCGGGTTCAACTCCAAGTGAACTATCTGAACTGAAAACCAGTACAAATCATCTCAGCCTTACCGTAAGCAACCTGTTTTATTATGAGCGAATTCAGCATAAAAAGCTACATAACACCCCCGTTCTTTTTTCACCCTATAAAAGGGTCCAAGAAATTATTGAGTATAATAGCAAAAAAGCAGAAGAACAGGGAAATGAAGTTTTCCTCACTGTTTCGAAAAATCTTCCTGAATATCTTGTGGGGGATGTTGAAAAGGTTTCCCTTATCACAGATAATCTTCTCTCCAATGCGATAAAATTTACCCATGAGGGAAAAATAAGCGTGAAGCTTTCCTACGTGCATGATGCCTTTAGCATCCGTGTTTCCGATACAGGTTGTGGCATCACTCCGTCCTATCGCAGTGAGCTTTTTTATGCCTTTAACCGGGAAGAAGAGGGGAATATCTCGCAAAGATATGACGGCCTCGGCATTGGGCTCTGTATTGTAAAACATCTGCTTAAATCCATGGATGGAACCTTGAGTTTTTCAAGTAGAAAGGGTATTGGAACTATTTTTAAAGTGAAAATCCCCCTCGAGGCAGGCAGTGAAACAACCGTTTCACCAACGCAGAAGAAACACCTTCTTGTTGCAGAAGACAACCAAATTAATCGACGAATGATTTGCCGACTTCTGGAGAAAATGCACTTTCAAACAACAGCCGTAGAGAATGGCTTGGAAGCCGTGGAAATCTATGCAAATTCTCCTGAAGAATTTGATCTCATACTCATGGATATCCAAATGCCCGTCATGGATGGTTTTTCTGCCACAGAACAGATTCATCGCGTAAATCCAAAGGCCCAAGTCATTGCCTATACAGCAAATGGAGAAAAAGAAGAGTGTCTTTCTGCAGGCATGGCAGGCTACATTACCAAAACCGCCACAACAGAAACAATCGTCAATACAATTAAAACGTATCTTCCTTAG
- the alr gene encoding alanine racemase yields MAQLPQPRLKINLDALHQNLQTLCSTAGVETSECIPVIKNSAYGLGSGIIAHRLEQWGVTTFAVATLAEALFLRHKKSTAAILVLGRVTPEDFSVAEQANLTISVIDATHLRELQNYNGSIALNIDTGMHRCGLPWEDIPTLLKELSPLAGKIRSLYTHLHSADSTTAHEETRLQQSRFSHCCKILWQAGIQPPAIHCANSAGSLFWKHDCCTHIRPGIALFGCHPDPHIPTPRLADVASIQSTVCSIRTLKKGEGVSYGHTWHAPKDTRIATIALGYSDGLPRTLSTENLLIQIGDTLYPQVGRITMDYLMVDIGDTPVHVGDLANITHEQASIDTLACAAGTIGYELLCRFGYAMTKEYYEGGKKIATLKRSIF; encoded by the coding sequence ATGGCACAGCTTCCACAGCCCCGCCTAAAAATCAACCTTGATGCCCTACACCAGAACCTGCAAACCCTCTGCTCTACTGCAGGAGTAGAGACAAGCGAGTGTATTCCGGTGATTAAAAACAGTGCTTACGGCCTTGGCAGTGGAATCATTGCGCATCGGTTAGAACAATGGGGGGTTACAACCTTTGCCGTGGCAACTCTGGCAGAAGCGCTTTTTTTACGACACAAAAAAAGTACCGCTGCCATACTTGTGCTTGGTCGAGTTACCCCGGAAGATTTCTCCGTAGCAGAACAGGCAAACCTCACCATTTCAGTTATCGATGCCACGCATCTGCGGGAGCTGCAAAACTACAACGGCTCCATCGCCCTAAACATAGATACGGGAATGCATAGATGCGGACTTCCCTGGGAGGACATCCCCACACTTCTGAAAGAACTCTCTCCCCTTGCTGGAAAGATACGTTCCCTCTACACCCACCTTCATTCTGCAGACAGCACAACCGCTCACGAAGAAACACGGCTCCAGCAAAGCCGATTCTCCCACTGCTGCAAAATACTCTGGCAAGCCGGTATACAGCCCCCCGCAATCCACTGTGCAAATAGTGCGGGGTCCCTTTTCTGGAAACATGACTGCTGCACGCACATACGCCCCGGAATAGCTCTATTTGGGTGCCACCCAGACCCTCACATACCAACCCCGCGCCTTGCCGATGTGGCCTCTATCCAAAGTACGGTCTGTTCTATACGAACGTTGAAAAAAGGAGAGGGCGTGAGCTACGGACATACGTGGCATGCCCCGAAAGACACCCGTATCGCCACCATTGCCTTAGGTTACTCCGATGGGCTTCCTCGAACGCTCTCTACGGAAAACCTCCTCATTCAAATCGGAGACACCCTCTACCCTCAAGTAGGACGAATCACCATGGATTATCTCATGGTTGATATAGGAGACACTCCTGTTCATGTGGGAGACCTCGCCAACATAACCCATGAACAGGCATCTATTGACACCCTTGCCTGCGCAGCAGGAACCATCGGATACGAACTCCTCTGTCGTTTCGGTTATGCCATGACCAAAGAATATTATGAAGGAGGAAAAAAAATAGCAACACTTAAACGGAGTATATTTTAA
- a CDS encoding chloride channel protein, with protein sequence MKLVQSTILRILFANTFIILSTLKWFFLAIIAGVLVGGVSGVFLKTLDYGISQASMIPLYYLAIPAAFMVSLYLVRRFAPDARGHGTEKVIESLHKKDGEIDTRVIPVKLFATLITLIAGGSAGKEGPCAQIGAGVASTAARIFRMGPINRKRFVLCGISAGFSAVFGTPIAGAIFAGEVIYVGKFSYRELMPALIASYFSFFVTKNMGVTHLIYQIDFDITNEIALVFNMLFLGIIIGIVAIFFIYVLYGIERTIEKIPLGGYTKAFWGGLFLVLVVFFTGSLDYVGLGTHVIDHALAGNAVAPESSLLKMITTSITLGSGGSGGILTPIFFIGATAGNIWAQLVGGNLALYSAVGMCAFLAATTNTPLAAILIAIELFGVDVGSYGSIACIVSYLIVGHMSVYPSQVLSENKTFFMHVETHREMGEIDRTDYVIKDSLMRYFVEKMKGMFRR encoded by the coding sequence ATGAAACTCGTGCAATCGACCATATTGCGGATTCTCTTTGCCAATACCTTTATTATATTGAGCACTCTTAAGTGGTTTTTCCTTGCAATTATCGCTGGTGTTCTTGTCGGAGGGGTCTCGGGGGTTTTCTTGAAAACCCTTGACTATGGTATTTCACAAGCAAGTATGATACCACTCTATTATCTAGCAATACCTGCGGCGTTTATGGTGAGCCTGTACCTTGTTCGGCGGTTTGCTCCCGATGCCCGGGGGCATGGTACGGAAAAAGTAATAGAATCGTTGCACAAAAAAGATGGAGAGATTGATACTCGGGTGATTCCGGTGAAATTGTTCGCAACCCTCATTACTCTTATTGCGGGAGGTTCTGCTGGAAAGGAAGGGCCCTGTGCCCAAATTGGAGCAGGGGTAGCTTCAACCGCAGCTCGTATTTTTCGAATGGGGCCAATTAACCGAAAACGGTTTGTCCTATGCGGGATTAGTGCCGGCTTTTCCGCTGTTTTTGGGACGCCGATTGCGGGGGCAATCTTTGCGGGTGAAGTAATTTATGTGGGGAAGTTTTCATATCGGGAACTCATGCCGGCTCTTATTGCATCATATTTTAGTTTTTTCGTTACAAAAAACATGGGTGTTACCCATCTTATATACCAGATTGATTTTGACATTACCAATGAAATAGCCTTGGTCTTCAATATGCTCTTTCTTGGTATTATCATTGGAATTGTTGCTATTTTCTTTATCTATGTATTGTACGGGATTGAGCGGACTATCGAAAAAATACCCCTCGGAGGGTATACAAAGGCTTTCTGGGGCGGGCTGTTTCTTGTCCTGGTTGTGTTTTTCACGGGCTCTCTTGATTATGTTGGTTTGGGAACTCATGTAATCGACCATGCCTTGGCAGGAAATGCCGTTGCACCGGAATCATCGTTACTAAAAATGATTACCACCTCAATAACCCTCGGATCGGGGGGCAGTGGCGGTATTCTAACCCCTATTTTCTTTATTGGTGCCACGGCAGGAAACATTTGGGCACAACTCGTGGGAGGAAATCTTGCACTGTATTCTGCAGTGGGGATGTGTGCCTTTCTTGCGGCGACGACAAATACCCCCCTTGCGGCAATACTCATTGCCATTGAACTCTTTGGAGTTGATGTTGGTTCCTACGGCTCAATTGCATGTATTGTAAGCTATCTCATTGTTGGGCATATGAGTGTGTATCCAAGTCAGGTTTTATCGGAAAATAAAACCTTTTTTATGCATGTTGAAACCCACCGTGAGATGGGCGAGATTGATCGTACTGATTATGTTATCAAGGATTCGCTCATGCGTTACTTTGTTGAGAAAATGAAGGGGATGTTTCGTCGATAA
- a CDS encoding helix-hairpin-helix domain-containing protein, with the protein MDRTTYIQNKRRFPVQVIRDSTAAFDAGATVHFLARYRKEMCAPLTEEDLFTLLDDCHEYTAFIARKNAIEKELKKRDLLHKDVIHALAAATCRSELEQIYLPFKQSRTTKAESARRAGLTPVADHISTSRKGSQQPNWSEWVDMSRARRFGYTTKQEVLAGAAEIIQDRLRKNRRLRSWLTARIRKKSSIRASKKKEAPAGSSTADTYDGFSSPLHQVKPHALLALMRGQKEKLLTLRIEYPRAQAEAYIEKNILRPQGTYASLIRRCITTALSKDLLPAIKKEVLREAEEHAHRHSIDIFSQNLKKTLLAPPAGAVPVLAMDPGYAHGCKCALLSAVGEPLKLTTVYLTSPSKRAQAKKELHRIITAYHPKLIGLGNGCASRETRKFLQRELLPELSDTPSLVMVQEAGASVYSASVRGRKDFPQYDITLRSAISLGRRLQDPLSELIKIPPHALGLGQYQHDVPVKALQQNLHRTVEQVVHRIGADLNTASEDILATLSGLNRTVAQNIISHRSQKGPFSSRHELRSVLGIGPQRYTQAVGFVRVKNGDSPLENTGIHPEQYPLVEEICRHLACTIEELCSTPALLEDIQPHTFTFGKVHKETLEDIFFELRNPGLDPRQEFSLPEFNQRVFSMDDLHTGMEISGVVVNVTDFGAFVDLGIGEKGLIHISHLSDHFVEHPLNVIAPGEFVRVRILSLDTQRKRIGLSLIDETSPSFSQQSNA; encoded by the coding sequence ATGGACCGCACAACCTACATACAGAATAAGCGGCGGTTTCCCGTACAAGTCATACGAGATAGTACCGCCGCCTTTGATGCAGGAGCAACGGTGCATTTTCTTGCTCGGTATCGTAAAGAAATGTGTGCTCCCCTCACGGAAGAAGATCTTTTTACACTCTTAGATGACTGTCATGAGTATACCGCGTTTATAGCACGGAAAAATGCCATAGAAAAAGAACTGAAGAAGCGAGATCTATTACACAAGGATGTAATACATGCTCTCGCCGCTGCAACGTGCAGAAGCGAGTTGGAGCAGATCTATCTTCCATTTAAACAGAGTCGTACAACGAAAGCAGAGTCAGCGCGTCGCGCAGGGCTTACCCCTGTGGCAGATCATATTTCGACATCACGAAAAGGTTCACAGCAGCCAAACTGGTCCGAATGGGTTGATATGTCCCGTGCTCGTCGCTTCGGCTATACCACAAAACAAGAAGTTCTTGCGGGGGCAGCAGAAATTATTCAAGACCGGCTTCGCAAGAACCGACGCCTTCGTTCATGGCTCACCGCACGGATTCGTAAAAAAAGCAGCATACGGGCCTCTAAGAAAAAAGAGGCACCAGCAGGCTCCTCTACTGCCGATACCTACGACGGTTTTTCATCTCCCCTTCACCAGGTAAAACCGCACGCCCTCTTAGCCCTGATGCGGGGACAAAAAGAAAAACTCCTAACCCTTCGCATAGAGTACCCGCGCGCCCAGGCAGAGGCGTACATTGAAAAAAACATTCTCCGTCCCCAGGGAACCTACGCCTCCCTCATTCGCCGCTGTATTACCACGGCTCTTTCCAAGGACCTTCTTCCCGCCATAAAGAAAGAGGTCCTCAGAGAAGCAGAGGAACACGCCCACCGCCACTCCATCGATATTTTTTCGCAAAATCTCAAAAAGACCCTCCTTGCTCCCCCCGCAGGGGCAGTACCTGTTTTAGCCATGGATCCCGGCTATGCCCACGGCTGTAAATGCGCACTTCTTTCCGCTGTTGGAGAGCCCCTCAAACTTACCACAGTCTACCTCACCTCACCTTCCAAACGGGCACAGGCAAAAAAAGAACTGCATCGTATCATTACAGCGTATCATCCCAAGCTCATTGGTTTGGGAAATGGTTGTGCCTCTCGAGAAACGCGAAAATTTCTTCAACGTGAGCTTCTGCCGGAGCTTTCAGACACTCCATCCCTTGTTATGGTGCAGGAAGCGGGGGCATCGGTATATTCTGCCTCTGTGCGAGGAAGAAAAGACTTTCCTCAGTATGATATTACCCTGCGCAGCGCCATATCGTTGGGACGCCGTCTACAAGACCCCTTAAGCGAACTTATCAAGATTCCTCCACACGCTTTGGGACTAGGACAGTACCAGCACGATGTTCCTGTAAAGGCCCTTCAACAGAACCTCCATCGTACGGTGGAACAAGTGGTTCATCGTATCGGTGCAGATCTCAATACCGCCTCAGAAGATATCCTCGCTACACTCTCGGGCCTCAATCGCACCGTGGCACAGAATATTATTTCCCATCGTAGCCAAAAAGGCCCCTTCAGCAGTCGCCACGAACTCCGTTCCGTTCTAGGAATCGGGCCACAGCGATACACCCAAGCAGTTGGGTTTGTCCGCGTAAAAAACGGAGATTCACCCTTGGAAAACACAGGGATTCACCCGGAACAATACCCCCTTGTTGAAGAAATCTGCCGCCATCTTGCTTGCACCATAGAAGAACTGTGTAGCACTCCGGCTCTTCTCGAGGACATTCAGCCCCATACTTTTACGTTTGGAAAGGTTCACAAAGAAACCCTCGAAGATATTTTTTTTGAGTTACGTAACCCCGGCCTGGATCCCCGTCAAGAATTCTCTCTTCCGGAGTTTAACCAAAGGGTGTTCTCCATGGATGATCTCCATACGGGGATGGAGATTTCAGGAGTTGTCGTAAATGTCACAGACTTCGGCGCCTTTGTAGACCTTGGAATTGGAGAGAAAGGGCTCATTCATATTTCACATCTCAGCGACCATTTTGTGGAGCATCCCTTGAACGTCATAGCTCCCGGGGAGTTCGTTAGGGTACGCATTCTCTCTCTGGACACGCAGAGGAAACGTATCGGTCTTTCCCTTATCGACGAAACATCCCCTTCATTTTCTCAACAAAGTAACGCATGA
- the lepA gene encoding translation elongation factor 4, with translation MKQIANIRNFSIIAHIDHGKSTLADRFLQLTGTISEREMQEQLLDDMDLEKERGITIKSHPIQMVYTAQDGQEYYMNLIDTPGHVDFSYEVSRSLAACDGAILVIDAAQGIEAQTLSNIYLAMDNDLTILPVLNKVDLPSARPEEVGMQVAELLGVEPEEILHCSAKTGEGVVEILEQIVHDIPGPSYSGKTTTEALVFDSVFDSYRGAIAYVRIFEGELSKGDKIKFLHTNREYEIVELGRLGLKRTSLTTLTTGQVGYVICNIKELDDIKIGDTITTIADPSDTPITGYKEVKPMVFSGLYPVDKGEYENLRQALDKLKLNDSSLTFEPESSQALGFGFRTGFLGLLHMEITQERLRREFNVEIITTVPNVVYHIILKSGEERFVERPGDLPAPGDIETILEPIAKVQIITPTDYTGAIMKLCEEKRGNLDHMEYLETTRVNLHYHIPMAELMLDFFDKLKSVSSGYASMDYEFDGYSADALVRLDILINKEPVDAFSTIVHRDDAYHIGQQLTVKLKELIPRQMFQVAIQAAIGSKVIARSTVKAYRKDVTAKCYGGDISRKKKLLQKQKEGKKKMKSIGKIELPQKAFLAVLDRNS, from the coding sequence ATGAAACAGATAGCAAATATTCGTAACTTTTCAATTATTGCCCATATTGACCACGGAAAATCAACCTTAGCAGACCGCTTTCTTCAGCTCACCGGGACAATCTCGGAACGCGAGATGCAGGAGCAGCTTCTTGATGATATGGACTTGGAAAAAGAACGGGGGATAACCATAAAATCCCACCCCATCCAGATGGTATATACAGCACAGGATGGGCAGGAATATTATATGAACCTCATTGATACTCCCGGACATGTTGATTTTTCCTATGAGGTATCCCGCTCCCTTGCAGCATGTGACGGCGCAATACTTGTTATTGACGCTGCACAGGGGATTGAAGCACAAACGCTTTCCAATATTTACCTCGCCATGGATAATGATCTCACCATACTCCCCGTGCTAAACAAGGTTGATCTTCCTTCTGCACGGCCGGAAGAAGTGGGAATGCAGGTTGCTGAACTCTTGGGAGTTGAGCCGGAAGAGATACTCCACTGCAGCGCTAAAACCGGCGAAGGAGTTGTGGAGATCTTGGAACAAATTGTTCACGACATACCGGGCCCTTCCTACAGCGGCAAAACAACAACAGAAGCCTTGGTCTTTGATTCCGTGTTCGATTCATACCGCGGAGCAATCGCGTATGTCCGTATCTTTGAGGGTGAACTTTCCAAGGGTGATAAAATTAAGTTTCTTCATACCAATCGCGAATATGAGATTGTTGAGTTGGGGCGGCTCGGATTAAAACGAACCTCGCTCACCACCTTAACCACAGGGCAGGTGGGATATGTCATCTGTAACATAAAAGAGCTTGACGATATAAAAATTGGTGATACTATCACCACCATAGCGGATCCTTCCGACACTCCCATTACAGGGTATAAAGAGGTAAAACCCATGGTATTTAGCGGGCTCTACCCAGTGGACAAGGGAGAGTATGAAAATCTTCGACAAGCCTTGGACAAACTCAAACTCAATGACTCATCCCTTACCTTTGAGCCTGAATCCTCTCAAGCCCTGGGGTTTGGCTTTCGCACGGGCTTTCTCGGACTGCTACACATGGAAATTACTCAAGAGCGACTTCGAAGAGAATTCAATGTTGAAATTATCACCACCGTTCCCAATGTGGTCTACCACATTATTCTCAAAAGCGGTGAAGAACGATTTGTAGAACGTCCCGGTGATCTCCCGGCCCCCGGCGATATAGAGACCATTCTTGAACCAATTGCAAAAGTACAGATTATTACGCCCACAGACTATACCGGTGCTATTATGAAACTCTGTGAAGAAAAACGGGGAAATCTCGATCATATGGAGTATTTGGAGACAACCCGGGTTAATCTCCACTATCATATCCCCATGGCGGAACTCATGCTTGACTTTTTCGACAAACTCAAGAGCGTCTCCAGTGGCTATGCCTCCATGGATTATGAATTTGACGGGTATTCCGCCGATGCCTTGGTGCGCCTTGATATCCTCATAAACAAGGAGCCCGTAGATGCCTTTTCCACCATTGTGCATCGTGATGATGCCTACCACATTGGGCAGCAATTGACAGTAAAACTCAAAGAGCTCATTCCCCGCCAAATGTTTCAGGTGGCCATTCAAGCGGCTATCGGCTCGAAGGTAATCGCCCGTTCAACGGTGAAAGCCTATCGGAAAGATGTGACGGCAAAATGTTACGGCGGTGATATCAGCCGTAAGAAAAAGCTCTTGCAAAAACAAAAAGAGGGGAAGAAAAAAATGAAAAGCATTGGGAAAATAGAATTGCCGCAAAAGGCCTTTCTCGCAGTGCTTGATCGCAATAGTTAA
- the greA gene encoding transcription elongation factor GreA, which yields MSGRKVMTQEGFDDLFNELDHLKKVELPDIISRVAEARAEGDLKENAEYHAAREKQGHIQDRIHYLETTLSGAQVLEKKEDSDSVVFGSQVTIVEPEDMDDPDMVEEYTLVGADESDPTAGKISVTSPIGKALLGHAVDDIVTAHTPNGPIEFKILKVQ from the coding sequence ATGAGTGGTAGAAAAGTGATGACCCAAGAAGGGTTTGATGATCTTTTCAACGAACTGGATCATTTAAAAAAGGTTGAGCTCCCGGATATCATCTCTCGTGTTGCAGAAGCCCGCGCCGAAGGCGATTTAAAAGAAAATGCAGAATACCATGCCGCGCGGGAAAAACAGGGCCACATTCAAGATCGTATCCACTATTTAGAAACCACACTCTCCGGTGCACAGGTCCTTGAAAAAAAGGAGGACAGTGACTCTGTTGTATTTGGATCGCAGGTGACCATTGTAGAACCGGAAGATATGGATGACCCTGACATGGTGGAGGAATACACCTTGGTAGGCGCTGATGAATCAGATCCAACGGCAGGTAAAATTTCCGTTACATCTCCCATTGGAAAAGCACTCTTGGGGCACGCCGTGGATGATATTGTAACGGCCCATACACCAAACGGCCCCATTGAATTCAAAATACTCAAGGTACAGTAA